From Clostridium sp. SY8519:
GAATGTGTCCCGCCCTTCCCTGCACCGGGAGCTGAAGAAAATGGAAAACGCAGGGCTCATCCGCTGTTCCACGCACAGTATCGAGCTCCTGGACCCGGAGGGGCTGCAGGAATTGTTAAGCAGGTGAAACCCAAAAAAGTCCACCCGGAACACTCCGGGTGGACTCTGATGTCTGTATTTCTCTCTTATTATCGTTTGGAGAACTGAGGCGCACGACGCGCACCTTTGAGACCGTATTTCTTTCTCTCTTTCATACGAGGGTCACGGGTCAGATAGCCGGCTTTCTTCAGAACCGGTCTGTACTCTGCGTCTGCCTCCAGAAGCGCACGGGCGATTCCGTGACGGATCGCGCCTGCCTGTCCGGTATAGCCGCCGCCCTTTACATTGACCAGGACGTCAAATTTGTCTGCGGTATCTGTGGCTACCAGCGGCTGACGAACGATTACCTTCAGGGTCTCAAGACCGAGGTATTCGTCGATGTCTCTTTTATTGATTGTGATTTTGCCTGTACCAGGTACCAGGTAAACTCTTGCTACAGATTTTTTTCTTCTGCCTGTTCCGTAATATCTTGCAGTATTCGCCATGTCTATTTACCTCCTCACCGATTAAAATGTGATTGCTTCAGGTTTCTGAGCAGCATGTTTGTGGTCCGGTCC
This genomic window contains:
- the rpsI gene encoding 30S ribosomal protein S9, whose amino-acid sequence is MANTARYYGTGRRKKSVARVYLVPGTGKITINKRDIDEYLGLETLKVIVRQPLVATDTADKFDVLVNVKGGGYTGQAGAIRHGIARALLEADAEYRPVLKKAGYLTRDPRMKERKKYGLKGARRAPQFSKR